CAAAACCCGCTGCGAAAGACTCAGCGGGTTTTTGGGGTCTTATTTGTCCAGTACCGTTAAAATAAACCGCTTCGTCTCGGCAATCGCTTGATCCAGCGATTCCGTCGTTCCGGCGAAAGGATGCACCGCATTAAACGTATGATTCCCGCCTTCTACGGCGACATACCGGATCGACGGATTCGCCGCAAGCAGCTTGGCGGAACCTTTGCGCAGCCGATCGTGATCTTCTGTACCCTGGATCAGGGCGACCGGAACATCGATCGTGCCGATGCGCCGCAATAGGTCGAATCGTTCGCGGTTTTGCGCAATATCGTCCAAAATGACCCGATCCAGCGGCATTTGCTGCTTCGTGCGTCCATTGAGCGTGTAGGAGCGGCCGCGCGACCGCATTTCCTCCACATTTTCCGCCGAAAAAATATTGACGTCGGCGATACCGTTCCAACTGATGACACCTGCGGTTTCGCCGGGATGGTCGAGCGCGTATATCAGGCTCGTTCCCGCTCCCTTGCTGTGTCCGAGCAGGAAAATCGGATTTCCGTGCACCGAAACGTCCCCTATCGCTTTGGACTTGACGGCGCGGACTACCGCAGCCAAATCCTCTACCTCCAGGGAATACGTATTTTGCGCGAATTTTTCGAGTTCGGTAAACTGCTGCAAATCATCGCCTACACCGTTATGTGAGAAATTGAAGCTGATCACATCAAGAAATTCGGAAAGTTGTTCCGCGGCATACGGGAAAAATCCCCAGTCCTTAAAGCCCTTGAAGCCGTGGCTTATAATCAAGGTACCACGTGCTTCCGTATTCACGTGAAACACGCTGGCGCGAATGACGCGGTTCTCCCCTAAATCAAGCTTTACGGATGATGGCATAACGCTGCTCCTTCCATACAAATTAATGTGTTACGACCCGAGCATCTTTTTGCCTCTCGGCTGGTTGCCGTTCGAATCCGGCTCCAGCGTGATGCCGATCGTATCGAAATCGTGCTCGGTCTCCGTGATCATATACGTATGGACGCCGTTGCCTCCGGGATCAACCTTAAACGTCCCGCAATTTTGACGTTTGCCGTCCTTGACGCCCCAAACTTGGTACGCCTGCTCTCCTTCCAAAACAGGCAGCCCGCTCGTCTGCAGTACGAGTTCCATGCTGGAGCCTTTCTTGGTAAGCCAAGCCTGGCCTTTGGCGGCAGGTGCCGAATTGTCGAACGATTTGAGCGTATACTGCTTAAGCATTTGCGACGGCGCCTTTTCCTGCTGCTTAAGGGCGGTTGGGGGATCTCCCTGCTTCTGCATTTGCGTCAGCCCCCACCAGCTTGCCGCTCCGAGCACAAGCAATCCGGCGGCTGTAGCCGCGGCATAACGGCTGAACCTTCTCCAAGCCGGTTCTTTAGTTACCGTAAACCCTGCAGTCCGGATGTTTTCCTGCGATTCAGCGCCGATAATGCCGCCAAGCAGCTCCTCTTTCCATTCCGCAGGCGGCTCCATCTCTTCCATTTCGTAAGGGAGTACCTGCCAAACCTGCTGCAGCTCCTCGTATTCTTCCCGGCAATCCGCGCAGGAGGACAAATGATCGGCAAAATCGGTTCTTTCTTCCTCCGTCATCTCTCCTGCCATATATAAAACGAGCTGATCGCAAGGACGGATCTCGCTTTTCATTCTGTAACCTCCTCCCGAAGCGATGCCAGATGTTTGCGAAGTATTTTAAGCGTCTGATGAAGCCTGCTTTTCACCGTACCGAGCGGCTCGCGGTTATTTTCGGCAATTTCGCTGAGCGTATAACCTTCCCAATAAAACGAGCGGATCAGGCTTATTTGCGCTTCCGACAAATGCTTATACGCTTTCTCGATATGCTCCTTAAGCCATCTTCGCGATACGATATCCTCCGGGCGAAGCAGCGCCAGTTCCGGCGCCTGTTCCCAAACCCCGGGCTCGTACGGCACGAGGGCCGCCTGCTTTCGGGATTTGCGCAGCTGATCGATCGTAATATTCCGCGTAATCGTAATCAGCCAATTGACGAATAGACCTTTAGCCGGATCATAGCCCTTTTCCGTCGTCCAAAGTCGGGTAAAGACAAGCTGAACGATCTCTTTGGCAAATTGGGGGTCCTTGTTTGTTTTCATCGCAAAGGAATAAACCAAGCGGGAATAACGATCATACAAGATCTCCAGCGCTTCGCCTTCTTTGTTCATAATCCTTTGCATCAATTGTTCGTCGGAAAATTGTTGCATACCGGGCTCTCCCCAAGGTCGCTGCGACCTTCAATATAGGTAACGGCGTTCAACGGCGTTCGGTTTCTCCATGTTATTGTAACATCAACCGGTTTGACAAAAAAAGACCGATTTTCCAAAGGAACGAAGCCATTCCCGGAAAATCGGCCTGATTGGGCTGCGAAGCGCGTTTTATTTAACGATGATGGTGCCCTTCATCGATGCCTTATGCGGAGCGCAGTAATACGTATATACGCCCGGCTTGTCAAAGGTAAGCGTTGCGGATTCGCCCTCGCCCAGCAGCGGCGTCTCGAACAAAGGTTTATCCCCGTTCATTTCATCGGAGACGACGTTATGTTTGAACTGATCCCGATTTGTGAAGGTGATGCTCGATCCGGCTTCGATCGTAATCTCCGGCTGCGCAAACTTAAAGCTCTTGATGTCCATTGCGTAAGCTTTGGCAGCAGGCTTCGCCGCTTCCGTCTGCTTGGAAGGAGTCGGATCGATCACGTACCATACTTTGCCGACATCCTGCCCTTTCACGTCTCCCGGCTTTTCGTCTTTGACGTAATAATAAAGCGGCCAGCCCTTGTAGGTTGATTGTTTTGTGCCGTCATCGCGAACGATGACACCGAAATCCTCCGCCTTCAAATCTCCGCCGGAGGTGATGTGCTCCGAGTAGAAGACCGGCCATGCGACTTCGCAGTTGCCGTAGCAGACGCTTTTGTTGGTTGTATCCTTGGTGTACAAGTACAGTGCCATGCCGCGGGAATCGGCCAAATAAGGACCGAGTTTGTCGTCCTTGGCGACGATGACGGCGGAATGAGGAACAACATACCACACGTTATTGACGCCTTGCCCTTTTACATCGCCCGCCTTTTCATCTTTGGCAAAATAATAAAGCGGCATCCCTTTGTACGTCGTCTGCTTTTTGCCGTCTTCGCGCACGATCGTTTTGAAGTCGGCAGCGTTCAGCTCGGACGAAACCTGGATATTCTCCGCGTAATAAATCGGCCAGTTCACCGCACATTGATCTTTGCACATGCTCATATCCGGCATATCTTTGGCGTAGTAATACAGCGTTTTTCCTGCAGCGTCGACCAGGAAGCTGCCAAGCTCCGGCGTCTGTGCCACGTTAATCCGGGCCGCTTGGACAAGAACCGCCTTCGCTTTGTCGACCACCTTTTGATCGGCCAGCATGTCGGCCAGCGTTTTCCCGCCCCCCTTGACTTTGAGGCCGAGAGCCTCTACCGTCGCTGTGGCGATATGGCTGTTGCGCAATCCTCCGGTACCCGCGATTTGCGACAACCCATGATCTTTGGCGAAGGCTATTACGTTGTCGTATGTAAAATCGCTGTCCTGCTTGTATCCGAGCGCTTCAAGCAGCACTTTGTAATATTGCTGGTCGGTAATGCTCGCGGACGGATCGAACTTGCCGCTGCCCGTTCCGGCCCAACCAAGGCTCGGATTCGCTTTCAAATAGGCGAGAATCGCCTTGTTGCTGTCGCTGACGGACGATGCGTCGGAGAAGTTGTCCGTACCGGTAAAAGAGAGCGCGGTTTGCTCCAGTCCTTTCAAACGCAAAAATAAAATGGCGGCTTGCAGGCGCGTCGTCGTTTTCGCCAGGTAGGCGGCTGTTACTCCGTTTCCGTCTCCCTGCAAAATGCCGAGATCTGCGGCAACCTCCGCATCGGTTTTAACACCGGGCGATGCCTGCGCATCGGCGGCAAGTGACGGCGCGGCAGCCGAAAGCACCATCGCACCTGAAAGCAGCGCCGCAGCAAACGAATGTCGTTTTGTCATTTCGAAAATTCCTCCTTGATTGATGAATTATTTCTGAAACGGCTTACATTGAAAGTAACGGAACCTTTAACGAAACGGTTTGATGTTTGATAAATAAAGAAGAGGATGCCCGGCGGGTCACCCTCTAGATCGATCGACGTAAAACATGTTCCATAAATAAATAGTAGTATCACGCAAAAAAATCCTCCTCTGCCTTATCCTGATAAGCAAAGGAGGATTT
The window above is part of the Paenibacillus hamazuiensis genome. Proteins encoded here:
- a CDS encoding alpha/beta hydrolase family protein, with protein sequence MPSSVKLDLGENRVIRASVFHVNTEARGTLIISHGFKGFKDWGFFPYAAEQLSEFLDVISFNFSHNGVGDDLQQFTELEKFAQNTYSLEVEDLAAVVRAVKSKAIGDVSVHGNPIFLLGHSKGAGTSLIYALDHPGETAGVISWNGIADVNIFSAENVEEMRSRGRSYTLNGRTKQQMPLDRVILDDIAQNRERFDLLRRIGTIDVPVALIQGTEDHDRLRKGSAKLLAANPSIRYVAVEGGNHTFNAVHPFAGTTESLDQAIAETKRFILTVLDK
- a CDS encoding anti-sigma factor; its protein translation is MKSEIRPCDQLVLYMAGEMTEEERTDFADHLSSCADCREEYEELQQVWQVLPYEMEEMEPPAEWKEELLGGIIGAESQENIRTAGFTVTKEPAWRRFSRYAAATAAGLLVLGAASWWGLTQMQKQGDPPTALKQQEKAPSQMLKQYTLKSFDNSAPAAKGQAWLTKKGSSMELVLQTSGLPVLEGEQAYQVWGVKDGKRQNCGTFKVDPGGNGVHTYMITETEHDFDTIGITLEPDSNGNQPRGKKMLGS
- a CDS encoding RNA polymerase sigma factor — its product is MQQFSDEQLMQRIMNKEGEALEILYDRYSRLVYSFAMKTNKDPQFAKEIVQLVFTRLWTTEKGYDPAKGLFVNWLITITRNITIDQLRKSRKQAALVPYEPGVWEQAPELALLRPEDIVSRRWLKEHIEKAYKHLSEAQISLIRSFYWEGYTLSEIAENNREPLGTVKSRLHQTLKILRKHLASLREEVTE
- a CDS encoding plastocyanin/azurin family copper-binding protein, which produces MTKRHSFAAALLSGAMVLSAAAPSLAADAQASPGVKTDAEVAADLGILQGDGNGVTAAYLAKTTTRLQAAILFLRLKGLEQTALSFTGTDNFSDASSVSDSNKAILAYLKANPSLGWAGTGSGKFDPSASITDQQYYKVLLEALGYKQDSDFTYDNVIAFAKDHGLSQIAGTGGLRNSHIATATVEALGLKVKGGGKTLADMLADQKVVDKAKAVLVQAARINVAQTPELGSFLVDAAGKTLYYYAKDMPDMSMCKDQCAVNWPIYYAENIQVSSELNAADFKTIVREDGKKQTTYKGMPLYYFAKDEKAGDVKGQGVNNVWYVVPHSAVIVAKDDKLGPYLADSRGMALYLYTKDTTNKSVCYGNCEVAWPVFYSEHITSGGDLKAEDFGVIVRDDGTKQSTYKGWPLYYYVKDEKPGDVKGQDVGKVWYVIDPTPSKQTEAAKPAAKAYAMDIKSFKFAQPEITIEAGSSITFTNRDQFKHNVVSDEMNGDKPLFETPLLGEGESATLTFDKPGVYTYYCAPHKASMKGTIIVK